A window from Salvia miltiorrhiza cultivar Shanhuang (shh) chromosome 2, IMPLAD_Smil_shh, whole genome shotgun sequence encodes these proteins:
- the LOC131008463 gene encoding uncharacterized mitochondrial protein AtMg00310-like, translating into MDKSSITYSPNTTKESEVEIGRVLGVKARDGIQRYLGLPAFSLRKKRLQFRYLRDRMEKKVQTWSQRDFSAGGKEVLIKSVVQAVPIYAMQCFRLPDSICDDMHRICAAFWWGDKENERHLHWKRWDKLCIPKDKGGMGFRDFKVFNKALVAKQVWRMLTRPDSLVTRVFRAKYFKDGDLLNTPVPARASYVWRSMAWSREIIKDGMGWKMGNGHNICIF; encoded by the coding sequence atggaCAAATCGTCCATCACTTACAGTCCGAACACAACAAAAGAGAGTGAAGTGGAGATTGGAAGGGTGCTAGGAGTGAAGGCGAGAGATGGGATTCAAAGATACCTGGGCTTGCCAGCTTTCTCTCTAAGGAAAAAAAGGCTTCAATTTAGGTATTTGAGAGATAGAATGGAGAAGAAAGTACAGACGTGGAGCCAACGAGATTTCTCTGCAGGGGGAAAAGAAGTTCTCATTAAGTCGGTGGTGCAAGCAGTGCCGATTTATGCAATGCAATGCTTTCGATTACCGGACTCGATTTGTGACGACATGCATAGGATTTGTGCGGCGTTTTGGTGGGGTGATAAGGAGAACGAACGGCATTTGCATTGGAAGAGATGGGATAAGTTGTGTATACCCAAAGACAAAGGAGGGATGGGCTTTCGGGACTTTAAAGTTTTTAATAAGGCGTTGGTGGCGAAGCAAGTGTGGCGTATGCTGACGAGGCCGGATTCGCTGGTTACAAGGGTTTTTCgtgcaaaatattttaaagatggGGATCTATTGAATACACCAGTCCCTGCTCGTGCTTCTTATGTGTGGAGATCCATGGCTTGGAGCCGAGAGATCATAAAAGATGGTATGGGATGGAAGATGGGCAATGGACATAACATCTGTATTTTTTAG
- the LOC131013447 gene encoding dof zinc finger protein DOF1.8-like → MFFLLPSICHGISCLVVLTFYPKTHTIPLFSLSMASLSANSVMQRSEADPLPCPRCNSSNTKFCYYNNYSLSQPRHFCRACKRYWTRGGTLRNVPIGGGYRKTKKFKRPQPPPAPNPFHTMHMPPLHLNFPFLETRVSSDTPRFDHTHAPKSGFSPYFRNGFDQNIEDRADFIGFGSSNFAQQMPCEEMQVVVGSGQIGNQIEQISSSSLLWNSNDVAVWFDPSSSVSSMI, encoded by the coding sequence ATGTTTTTTTTGTTGCCTAGCATTTGTCACGGAATCTCCTGTCTTGTCGTGTTAACCTTCTACCCTAAAACACACACAATtcccctcttctctctctcgatGGCTTCATTGTCAGCAAACTCAGTGATGCAAAGATCTGAGGCCGATCCTCTCCCGTGCCCTCGCTGCAATTCCTCCAACACCAAATTCTGCTACTACAACAACTACAGTCTATCCCAGCCACGCCACTTCTGCCGAGCCTGCAAGCGTTACTGGACCAGAGGCGGAACCCTAAGAAACGTCCCCATCGGCGGTGGCTACCGCAAGACCAAGAAGTTCAAGCGCCCCCAGCCGCCCCCCGCCCCCAACCCCTTTCATACCATGCATATGCCCCCACTCCACCTCAATTTTCCATTTCTCGAAACTAGGGTTTCCTCGGATACTCCTAGATTCGATCACACCCATGCTCCCAAGTCAGGGTTTTCGCCTTATTTTCGGAACGGATTCGACCAAAATATTGAAGATCGCGCCGATTTCATCGGCTTCGGATCTTCGAATTTTGCTCAGCAAATGCCGTGCGAAGAAATGCAAGTGGTGGTCGGAAGTGGGCAAATTGGGAACCAGATTGAGCAGATTAGTTCTTCTTCCCTTTTATGGAATTCGAACGACGTTGCTGTTTGGTTTGATCCTTCTTCATCAGTCTCTTCAATGATTTAG